A stretch of Perognathus longimembris pacificus isolate PPM17 chromosome 1, ASM2315922v1, whole genome shotgun sequence DNA encodes these proteins:
- the Golga2 gene encoding golgin subfamily A member 2 isoform X4: MWPPHLPCPSPGMSEETRRSKLAAAKKKLREYQQRNSPGVPAGAKKKKKIKNGSNLETTATDDCNSPEDIQDILKVLVSDLNHSNGVALPPLDKWKAPQDCAAPVPPSADDPVLPASVPSPDTGITSMASLQSYDADDGPDLMDETKTFSSTESLRQLSQQLNGLVSESTPYVNGEGLTSCTNIKDLEKQQNQDTLDQLEKEKKDYQQKLAKEQGALREQLQVHIQTIGILVSEKSELQTALAHTQQAARQKAGESEDLASRLQSSRQRVGELERTLSAVSTQQKQAEKYNKELTKERDALKLELYKNNKNNEDLTELNSELEERLRVLLTEKEGMQLGMEELQKKLEMSEVLLLQFSSQSESTDSSQQLQQAMEERVQLERKVEQLTELLKQLQVERDQYAENLKEEGTVWKQKIQQVLEQMRMLKEEKERSEKQVVELETNMAELKSQLAAPSLPPAPAGPSEAEQQLQAEAQQLQKELESLAGQLHVQVQDNENLSRLNQEQEERLLALERAAEVWTEQAEDRKQILETMESNRTTISRALLQNRELKEQLAELQDGFVRLSNENMELTSALQSEQHVKKELAKKLGQLQEKLGELKETVELKSQEAQGMQEQRDQCLSHLQQYAAAYQQHVVAYQQLASEKEALHQQFLVQTQLLDQLQHEEVRSKVAADMVRSELHETQKRLEATSQQNLQLQAQLGLLAVPAEVDEADKEEKDEEEVQPHLTIPEDLDSREAMVAFCNEALSSAEQEKARLRGQLREQKERCRRLAQLAAPSQSEPKQDGPGLGNGGDPASGESPQATQMPMEKLQSRFLEVMQEKMELKERVEELEHRCIQLSGETDTIGEYIALYQNQRAFLKERHREKEEYISRLAQDKEDMKVKLLELQELVLRLVGERNQWQGKFLAVTQSPAAEPTPAPSGSQELEAADEQGELREVSLADHVDPVPREAGVAPPPENPTEQQIMQLLREIQNPQEYAGLGSNPCIPFFYRADENDEVKIMVI, from the exons ATTCAGGACATTCTGAAGGTGCTGGTGTCCGACCTTAACCATTCCAATGGGGTAGCACTCCCCCCATTGGACAAGTGGAAG GCTCCCCAAGACTGTGCTGCTCCTGTGCCACCATCTGCTGATGACCCTGTGTTACCCGCCAGTGTCCCTTCCCCTGACACTGGTATCACTAGCATGGCATCGCTTCAG AGCTACGATGCTGACGATGGCCCTGATCTCATGGATGAGACCAA GACTTTTTCATCAACTGAGAGCCTACGGCAACTTTCTCAACAGCTCAATGGTCTTGTGTCAGAG TCCACACCTTACGTCAACGGGGAGGGCCTCACATCTTGTACCAACATAAAGGATCTGGAG AAACAACAGAACCAGGACACCTTGGACCAACTGGAAAAA GAAAAGAAGGACTACCAGCAGAAGCTGGCCAAAGAGCAGGGAGCACTGCGGGAACAGTTGCAG GTTCACATCCAGACCATTGGGATCCTGGTGTCTGAGAAGTCAGAATTACAGACCGCCCTGGCCCACACGCAGCAGGCAGCCAGGCAGAAAGCAG GAGAGTCCGAGGATCTTGCCAGCCGCCTGCAGTCTTCTCGACAGCGTGTGGGAGAGCTGGAGCGGACTCTGTCTGCCGTCTCCACGCAGCAGAAGCAGGCAGAGAag TACAATAAGGAGCTAACCAAAGAGCGAGATGCCCTGAAACTGGAGCTGTATAAGAACAa TAAAAATAATGAAGACCTGACAGAGCTGAACTCAGAACTGGAAGAGAGGCTTCGAGTACTCCTGACAGAGAAAGAAGGCATGCAGCTTGGAATGGAGGAGCTGCAGAAGAAGTTGGAAATGTCTGAGGTCCTCTTGCTGCAA TTTTCTAGTCAGTCGGAGTCCACCGACAGTAGCCAGCAGTTACAGCAGGCCATGGAGGAGCGGGTACAGCTGGAGAGAAAAGTGGAGCAG CTGACAGAGTTGCTGAAACAGCTGCAAGTGGAGAGAGACCAGTACGCAGAGAACCTGAAAGAAGAGGGCACTGTGTGGAAGCAGAAGATTCAGCAAGTGTTGGAGCAG ATGCGCATgttgaaagaggagaaagagcgcAGTGAGAAGCAAGTAGTGGAGCTGGAGACCAACATGGCGGAACTGAAGAGTCAGCTGG CGGCGCCATCACTgccaccagccccagcaggaCCATCGGAAGCcgagcagcagctgcaggcagAGGCCCAGCAGCTGCAGAAGGAGCTAGAGAGCCTGGCGGGACAGCTACACGTGCAGGTGCAGGACAATGAGAACCTGAGCCGCCTGAACCAGGAGCAAGAGGAGCGGCTGCTGGCTCTGGAGCGGGCAGCTGAGGTCTGGACCGAGCAGGCAGAGGATCGCAAGCAGATCCTGGAAACCATGGAGAGCAACCGCACCACCATCAGCCGCGCACTTCTGCAAAACCGGGAGCTCAAGGAGCAGCTGGCCGAGCTGCAGGATGGCTTTGTCAGGCTG AGCAACGAGAACATGGAACTCACCAGTGCACTGCAGTCAGAGCAGCATGTCAAGAAGGAGCTGGCCAAGAAGCTAGGCCAGCTGCAAGAGAAGCTGGGAGAGCTGAAGGAGACG GTGGAGCTGAAGAGCCAGGAGGCCCAGGGTATGCAGGAACAGCGAGACCAGTGCCTGTCCCACCTGCAGCAGTACGCAGCAGCTTACCAACAGCATGTGGTGGCCTATCAGCAGCTGGCGTCGGAGAAGGAAGCCCTGCACCAGCAGTTCCTGGTGCAGACGCAGCTCCTGGACCAGCTCCAGCATGAGGAGGTGCGGAGCAAGGTGGCGGCTGATATGGTCCGCAGCGAGTTGCACGAGACCCAG AAGCGCCTGGAAGCCACCAGCCAGCAGAACCTTCAGCTGCAGGCCCAGTTGGGCCTCCTTGCTGTCCCCGCAGAAG TAGATGAAGCAGACAAAGAGgaaaaggatgaggaggaagTTCAGCCCCATTTGACCATCCCAGAGGATCTAGACAGCCGAGAAGCCATG GTCGCGTTTTGCAATGAGGCTCTCAGCAGTGCTGAGCAGGAGAAGGCACGGCTGCGCGGGCAGCTGCGAGAGCAGAAGGAGCGCTGCCGACGCCTGGCTCAGCTGGCGGCCCCGTCGCAGAGCGAGCCCAAGCAGGATGGCCCGGGCCTCGGGAACGGAGGCGACCCCGCCTCCGGGGAGAGCCCGCAGGCCACACAGATGCCCATGGAGAAACTGCAG AGCCGCTTCCTAGAGGTCATGCAGGAGAAGATGGAGCTCAAGGAGCGAGTGGAGGAACTGGAACATCGCTGTATCCAGCTCTCTGGAGAGACAGACACCATTG GAGAGTACATTGCCCTCTACCAAAACCAAAGGGCCTTTCTGAAGGAGCGACATCGCGAGAAGGAGGAGTACATCAGCCGGCTGGCACAGGACAAGGAGGACATGAAG GTGAAGCTGCTGGAGCTACAGGAGTTGGTGCTGCGGCTGGTGGGCGAGCGCAACCAGTGGCAGGGCAAGTTCCTGGCCGTCACCCAGAGCCCTGCTGCcgagcccaccccagccccctccgGCTCCCAGGAGCTCGAAGCTGCCGACGAGCAGGGTG AACTTCGGGAAGTGAGCCTTGCCGACCACGTGGATCCTGTGCCCAGAGAGGCCGGGGTAGCTCCACCCCCTGAGAACCCCACCGAGCAGCAGATCATGCAGCTGCTGCGTGAGATCCAGAACCCCCAGGAGTACGCAGGCTTGGGCAGCAACCCCTGCATCCCCTTCTTCTACCGGGCCGATGAGAATGACGAGGTGAAGATCATGGTGATCTAA